A window from Branchiostoma floridae strain S238N-H82 chromosome 16, Bfl_VNyyK, whole genome shotgun sequence encodes these proteins:
- the LOC118403220 gene encoding gastrula zinc finger protein XlCGF49.1-like, with protein sequence MESRAEVSQRSVKNEDTTDKPHRESDKPQKGHEMKKKREHKCEVCSKLFYFPKDVARHMRTHTGEKPYGCGVCRRQFSQSDSLKGHLRTHTGEKPYRCEECGKHFGQPMNLRRHMKTHTGEKPYMCEECGRQFGTLTTLKIHMRTHTGEKPYQCEECGRQFGKGTNLKRHMRSHTGEKPYECEKCGKRFAGLGSLKVHIKTHTGERPYHCEECGKRFAQLSGLTVHTKTHTGERPYHCDECGQQFRLPHHLRAHMRTHSR encoded by the coding sequence ATGGAAAGCAGAGCTGAAGTCAGTCAACGCTCAGTTAAAAACGAGGACACCACTGATAAACCACACAGGGAGTCTGACAAGCCacaaaaaggacatgaaatgaagaagaaacgTGAACACAAATGTGAAGTGTGCAGCAAGCTATTCTACTTTCCAAAGGATGTAGccagacacatgcggactcacactggggagaaaccgtaTGGATGTGGTGTGTGTAGAAGACAGTTTAGTCAGAGTGACTCGCTTAAAGGACACTTGAggacacacacaggtgagaaaccgtaccggtgtgaggagtgcggtaAACACTTCGGTCAACCGATGAACCTAAGACGTCATATGAAgacacacaccggtgagaaaccttacatgtgtgaggagtgcggcaggcAGTTTGGAACACTTACTACCCTGAAgattcacatgcggactcacacaggtgaaaaaccgtaccaatgtgaggagtgcggcaggcAGTTCGGTAAGGGTACTAATCTGAAAAGGCACATGCGttctcacaccggtgagaaaccgtacgAATGTGAAAAATGTGGCAAACGGTTTGCTGGGTTGGGCAGTCTGAAGGTACACATAAagacacacactggtgagagaccttacCATTGTGAGGAATGCGGTAAACGGTTCGCTCAGCTGAGTGGTCTGACGGTACACACAAAGacgcacaccggtgagagaccgtaCCATTGTGATGAGTGCGGTCAGCAGTTTAGACTGCCTCATCATCTGAGGGCGCATATGCGGACTCACTCAAGATAG
- the LOC118403216 gene encoding zinc finger protein 678-like isoform X1 produces MCSLLTGCLLSYLFAAELFRFIQLPSWSKYAQIGSHSTIMERAEINQHSTVENVGELGEDSICNMATKSKVIQSDIVDRPREKFHSPQTGNERKKKQHKCEECNKQFSRLVDLTIHTRTHTGEKPYRCEECGKQFGQPGVLTRHMMTHTGEKPYKCEECGKQFSQLGNLKTHMKTHTGERPYHCEECGSQFSSSDTLKRHMLTHTDERPYQCETCKRRFSQQGHLRTHMRIHTGEKPYRCEECGKRFSTLGDLKKHIRTHTGQKPYRCEECNKHFSRLDSLKTHMQTHTGEKRYGCEECGKQFSLLMTLKAHTGEKPYRCEECRKQFGQLCNLKKHMRTHTGEKLYRCEECGKKFRQLAHLKEHMKTHTGEKPYRCEECGRQFSVSCNLKRHMRTHTGK; encoded by the exons ATGTGTTCCCTGCTTACTGGATGCCTCCTTTCCTATTTATTCGCTGCTGAGTTGTTCAGGTTCATACAGTTGCCTTCTTGGAGTAAATACGCACAGATTGGCAG CCATTCGACCATCATGGAAAGGGCTGAAATCAATCAACACTCAACAGTTGAGAATGTGGGAGAACTAGGAGAAGATTCCATCTGCAACATGGCAACAAAGAGCAAGGTGATACAGTCTGACATCGTTGATAGACCACGTGAGAAGTTTCACAGTCCACAAACGGGAAATgaaaggaagaagaaacaaCACAAATGTGAagagtgcaacaagcagttcagcAGACTGGTGGATCTGACCATCCACACgaggactcacacgggtgagaaaccctacagatgtgaggagtgcggcaaacAGTTCGGTCAGCCGGGAGTTCTGACCAGACACATGATGactcacaccggcgagaaaccctacaaatgtgaggagtgcggcaaacagttcagtcagctagGAAATCTGAAGACTCATATGAAGacgcacaccggtgagagaccttacCATTGTGAAGAGTGTGGTAGTCAGTTCAGTAGCTCAGATACTTTGAAGCGACACATGCTCACTCACACTGATGAGAGACCCTACCAGTGCGAGACATGCAAGAGACGTTTTAGTCAACAGGGTCATCTGAGGACTCACATGCGAattcacacgggtgagaaaccttaccgatgtgaggagtgcggcaaacGGTTTAGTAcgctgggtgatctgaagaagCACATACGCACGCACACCGGTCAGAAACCGTACCGGTGTGAGGAATGCAACAAACACTTTAGTCGACTAGATTCTTTAAAGActcacatgcaaactcacactggagaaaaacgttacggatgtgaggagtgcggcaagcagttcagtctgTTGATGACTCTGAAggcacacacaggtgagaaaccttaccgGTGTGAGGAGTGCCGCAAACAGTTCGGTCAGTTGTGtaatctaaagaaacacatgcgcactcacactggagagaaactgTATAGATGCGAGGAGTGCGGAAAGAAGTTCAGACAATTGGCTCATTTAAAGGAACACATGAAgacacacactggtgaaaaaccataCCGATGTGAGGAATGTGGCAGACAGTTTAGTGTGTCATGTAatctaaagagacacatgcggactcacactggaaaATAA
- the LOC118403216 gene encoding zinc finger protein 239-like isoform X2: MERAEINQHSTVENVGELGEDSICNMATKSKVIQSDIVDRPREKFHSPQTGNERKKKQHKCEECNKQFSRLVDLTIHTRTHTGEKPYRCEECGKQFGQPGVLTRHMMTHTGEKPYKCEECGKQFSQLGNLKTHMKTHTGERPYHCEECGSQFSSSDTLKRHMLTHTDERPYQCETCKRRFSQQGHLRTHMRIHTGEKPYRCEECGKRFSTLGDLKKHIRTHTGQKPYRCEECNKHFSRLDSLKTHMQTHTGEKRYGCEECGKQFSLLMTLKAHTGEKPYRCEECRKQFGQLCNLKKHMRTHTGEKLYRCEECGKKFRQLAHLKEHMKTHTGEKPYRCEECGRQFSVSCNLKRHMRTHTGK; encoded by the coding sequence ATGGAAAGGGCTGAAATCAATCAACACTCAACAGTTGAGAATGTGGGAGAACTAGGAGAAGATTCCATCTGCAACATGGCAACAAAGAGCAAGGTGATACAGTCTGACATCGTTGATAGACCACGTGAGAAGTTTCACAGTCCACAAACGGGAAATgaaaggaagaagaaacaaCACAAATGTGAagagtgcaacaagcagttcagcAGACTGGTGGATCTGACCATCCACACgaggactcacacgggtgagaaaccctacagatgtgaggagtgcggcaaacAGTTCGGTCAGCCGGGAGTTCTGACCAGACACATGATGactcacaccggcgagaaaccctacaaatgtgaggagtgcggcaaacagttcagtcagctagGAAATCTGAAGACTCATATGAAGacgcacaccggtgagagaccttacCATTGTGAAGAGTGTGGTAGTCAGTTCAGTAGCTCAGATACTTTGAAGCGACACATGCTCACTCACACTGATGAGAGACCCTACCAGTGCGAGACATGCAAGAGACGTTTTAGTCAACAGGGTCATCTGAGGACTCACATGCGAattcacacgggtgagaaaccttaccgatgtgaggagtgcggcaaacGGTTTAGTAcgctgggtgatctgaagaagCACATACGCACGCACACCGGTCAGAAACCGTACCGGTGTGAGGAATGCAACAAACACTTTAGTCGACTAGATTCTTTAAAGActcacatgcaaactcacactggagaaaaacgttacggatgtgaggagtgcggcaagcagttcagtctgTTGATGACTCTGAAggcacacacaggtgagaaaccttaccgGTGTGAGGAGTGCCGCAAACAGTTCGGTCAGTTGTGtaatctaaagaaacacatgcgcactcacactggagagaaactgTATAGATGCGAGGAGTGCGGAAAGAAGTTCAGACAATTGGCTCATTTAAAGGAACACATGAAgacacacactggtgaaaaaccataCCGATGTGAGGAATGTGGCAGACAGTTTAGTGTGTCATGTAatctaaagagacacatgcggactcacactggaaaATAA
- the LOC118403224 gene encoding uncharacterized protein LOC118403224 codes for MFKFISVFERILILYLRLIQRRLHHTLPERFSVLNGLIVLQTAHLLNTPQANCNMTSNTTTALNATTGVQTTPLPVTTPSISSTTEMSGGIRPLDVAAIACGLFIFITLCVVTALSMKRRQKAAKKQRFLAASQAKIREESTVQTAESTDTISTIDEGGLP; via the exons atgtttaaatttatttctgtatttgaacgaatattgatattatatctGCGACTTATTCAAAG gcgGCTACATCATACTTTACCGGAGAGGTTTTCAGTCTTGAATGGTTTAATTGTTCTCCAAACAGCGCACCTATTGAATACCCCGCAAGCAAACTGCAACATGACATCTAATACAACAACG GCTTTAAATGCCACAACTGGGGTACAGACGACACCGTTGCCCGTAACAACGCCATCAATATCATCTACAACTGAGATGTCGGGAGGTATCAgaccgctagatgtcgctgctaTCGCGTGCGGCCTTTTCATCTTTATAACCCTGTGTGTGGTGACTGCACTGTCCATGAAACGGAGACAGAAAGCCGCCAAGAAGCAGCGTTTTCTGGCGGCGTCACAGGCGAAGATCAGAGAAGAGTCAACCGTACAGACAGCGGAAAGTACGGACACAATTTCAACCATTGACGAAGGTGGATTGCCATAG